From a single Solanum dulcamara chromosome 4, daSolDulc1.2, whole genome shotgun sequence genomic region:
- the LOC129887917 gene encoding sodium/hydrogen exchanger 8 isoform X1, translated as MELIVETTPFRVLEEPISAESSGSDPTNAVIFVGISLLLGIGSRHLLRGTRVPYSVALLVLGIGLGAIEYGTHHGLGRIGDGIRIWANIDPDLLLAVFLPALLFESAFSMEIHQIKRCAVQMLLLAGPGVLLSTFCLGAAFKIAFPYNWTWSTSLLLGGLLSATDPVAVVALLKELGASKKLSTIIEGESLMNDGTAIVVYQLLLRMVTGWTFNWGAVIKFLVEVSLGAVGIGIAFGIASVLWLGFIFNDTVIEISLTLAVSYVAYFTAQQGADVSGVLTVMTLGMFYSAVAKTAFKGESHQSLHHFWEMVSYIANTLIFILSGVVIAEGILGGDNIFKIYDNSWGYLILLYVLILVSRAVVVGVLYPFLRYFGYGLDLKEAFILVWGGLRGAVALSLSLSVKRSSDGSQYISPDTGTLFVFLTGGVVFLTLIINGSTTQFALHYLGMGKLSAAKKRILNYTKYEMLNKALEAFGDLGDDEELGPADWPTVKRYITSLNDVEGEPVHPHTSSEYDDNVDRMHLEDIRIRLLNGVQAAYWEMLNEGRIPQTIANLLMQSVEEAIDVISHKPLCDWKGLRSYVNIPNYYKFLQTSFVPRKLVTYFTVDRLESACYICAGFLRAHRIARQQLNEFIGESEIASLVIKESEEEGEDAQKFLEEVRISFPQVLRVVKTRQVTYAVLNHLIDYVHNLEKIGILEEKEMTHLHDAVQTDLKRLVRNPPLVKYPKIRDLISVNPLLGALPPTVRETLIGSTKEIMKLRGATLYEEGSKPTRVWLISNGVVKWSSKSASNMHLLHPTFSHGSTLGLYEVLVGKPYICDIITDSVALCFSVDSERILTALRSDPAIEDFFWQESALLLAKVLLPQMFEKTTMQDMRALIAERSTMSVYIRGESFELPHHYIGLLLEGFVKAHGSHEGLLSAPSPLLPSSWEQRSFHNIEASGFHAASFSHQPYRYQVETRARVIMLDFARFQTGRGLQRSSSLLSHSIDHPSRSFSREHGGLMSWPENTYKAMQHRQDVEQIGQQETNMSTRAMQLNIFGSMISNTRSRPRSFPGISAAKFSHSLSYPEVRSDRAQTLVSARSEGSTTLRKMAQVQGENKDNTIQHPSPPIEESHVREDSSDDSGGEDEHLIRIDSGRPSFPQWITEEDKTS; from the exons ATGGAGTTGATAGTAGAAACGACACCGTTTAGAGTACTGGAAGAGCCAATTTCAGCTGAAAGTTCTGGTTCAGATCCTACAAATGCTGTGATTTTTGTTGGGATTAGTTTGTTATTGGGAATTGGTAGTAGACATTTGTTGAGAGGTACTAGAGTACCTTACTCTGTAGCTTTGCTTGTTCTTGGCATTGGTCTTGGAGCTATAG AGTATGGAACACATCATGGGTTGGGAAGGATTGGAGATGGTATCCGTATCT GGGCAAACATTGATCCTGATCTTTTGTTGGCGGTTTTCCTTCCTGCTCTTCTTTTCGAGAGTGCTTTCTCAATGGAAATTCACCAGATAAAG AGGTGTGCAGTACAGATGCTTTTACTTGCTGGGCCTGGCGTGCTTCTTTCCACTTTTTGTCTTGGAGCTGCCTTCAAG ATTGCTTTTCCTTATAACTGGACCTGGTCAACATCGTTGTTGCTTGGTGGACTTCTAAGCGCTACTGATCCTGTGGCTGTTGTAGCCCTTCTGAAGGAGCTTGGCGCCAGCAAGAAATTGAGTACCATAATTGAAGGAGAGTCCTTGATGAATGATGG GACGGCAATTGTTGTCTATCAGCTACTTTTAAGGATGGTAACTGGTTGGACCTTTAACTGGGGAGCTGTCATCAAATTCCTAGTAGAAGTTTCCCTTGGGGC AGTTGGCATTGGTATTGCTTTTGGAATAGCTTCTGTTTTATGGCTGGGATTCATTTTTAATGACACAGTGATTGAGATCAGCCTGACTCTTGCCGTGAGCTATGTTGCTTACTTCACA GCACAACAAGGGGCTGATGTTTCTGGTGTCTTGACTGTGATGACTTTAGGGAT GTTCTACTCAGCTGTAGCTAAAACTGCTTTCAAGGGTGAGAGTCATCAAAGCTTGCATCACTTCTG GGAAATGGTTTCCTATATTGCAAATACATTAATTTTTATCTTAAG TGGAGTCGTCATAGCTGAAGGAATTCTTGGTGGTgacaatattttcaaaatctatG ATAATTCGTGGGGCTACCTCATCCTTCTTTATGTGCTTATCCTTGTCTCGCGGGCCGTTGTAGTTGGTGTGTTGTATCCATTTTTACGATACTTTGGCTATGGTTTGGACTTGAAAGAAGCTTTTATTCTTGTCTGGGGTGGCCTTCGAGGTGCCGTAGCGTTGTCTCTTTCATTGTCAGTCAAG CGTTCCAGTGATGGCTCTCAATATATCAGTCCTGATACTGGAACTCTG TTCGTTTTCTTGACTGGTGGGGTTGTATTTTTGACGCTCATCATCAATGGTTCAACCACACAGTTTGCTTTACATTATCTGGGAATGGGTAAGCTATCGGCAGCAAAG AAGCGCATATTGAACTACACAAAATATGAGATGTTGAATAAAGCTCTGGAAGCATTTGGTGATCTTGGAGATGATGAGGAACTAGGACCTGCTGACTGGCCAACTGTTAAAAGATATATTACTAGCCTAAATGATGTGGAGGGTGAACCAGTGCATCCTCATACTTCATCTGAATATGATGATAATGTGGACCGTATGCATTTAGAAGATATTCGGATCCGCCTGCTAAATG GTGTTCAAGCAGCCTACTGGGAAATGCTCAACGAGGGCAGGATCCCACAAACTATAGCAAATCTTCTAATGCAATCTGTGGAGGAAGCAATTGACGTAATATCGCATAAGCCCCTATGTGATTGGAAGGGTTTAAGATCTTATGTTAATATCCCAAATTATTACAAGTTTCTTCAAACAAGTTTTGTCCCCCGAAAGCTTGTTACATATTTCACTGTTGATAGATTAGAGTCTGCATGCTATATCTGTGCTGGATTTCTCCGGGCGCATAGAATTGCACGACAACAACTAAATGAATTTATCG GTGAGAGTGAAATTGCTTCCCTTGTTATCAAGGAAAGCGAGGAAGAAGGAGAGGATGCACAAAAGTTTCTGGAAGAAGTCCGTATCTCATTTCCTCAG GTTCTCCGAGTTGTGAAAACCAGACAAGTTACTTATGCGGTGTTGAATCACTTGATTGATTATGTCCATAATCTTGAGAAGATTGGTATATTGGAGGAAAAAGAGATGACACATCTTCACGATGCTGTTCAG ACTGATTTGAAAAGGCTTGTAAGGAATCCACCTCTGGTTAAATATCCAAAAATTCGTGATTTGATTAGTGTCAATCCTTTGTTGGGAGCCCTACCTCCTACAGTTCGTGAGACACTAATTGGTTCAACCAAGGAGATAATGAAGTTGCGTGGTGCGACCCTCTATGAAGAGGGATCAAAGCCAACTAGAGTTTGGCTAATTTCAAATGGTGTAGTGAAG TGGTCAAGTAAGAGCGCGAGTAATATGCATCTACTGCATCCAACTTTTTCACATGGGAGTACACTAGGTTTATATGAAGTGCTTGTGGGAAAGCCCTACATCTGTGACATTATAACGGACTCCGTGGCTCTCTGCTTTTCTGTTGATAGTGAGAGGATACTTACTGCTCTCAGATCTGATCCAGCTATAGAAGATTTCTTTTGGCAG GAAAGTGCACTCCTTCTTGCGAAAGTCTTGCTTCCTCAAATGTTTGAAAAGACAACAATGCAAGATATGAGAGCTCTGATTGCAGAAAGGTCAACTATGAGCGTATACATACGAGGGGAAAGTTTTGAATTGCCTCACCATTACATTGGTTTGCTGTTAGAGGGATTTGTTAAAGCTCATGGTTCACATGAAGGACTTCTTTCTGCCCCTTCACCGTTGCTGCCTTCGTCATGGGAACAACGAAGCTTCCACAACATAGAGGCATCAG GTTTCCATGCAGCTAGTTTTTCTCACCAACCTTATCGGTATCAAGTTGAGACAAGGGCAAGGGTTATTATGCTTGATTTTGCGAGGTTTCAAACAGGCAGGGGTCTTCAGAGATCGTCTTCGCTATTATCGCACTCGATTGATCATCCCTCAAGGTCTTTTAGTAGAGAGCATGGTGGTTTAATGAGCTGGCCAGAAAATACTTACAAGGCTATGCAACATAGACAGGATGTGGAACAGATTGGTCAACAGGAAACCAATATGTCTACCCGAGCAATGCAGCTAAACATCTTTGGAAGCATG ATAAGCAACACAAGAAGTCGTCCAAGAAGTTTTCCTGGAATTAGTGCAGCTAAATTCTCTCACAGTCTGTCCTATCCAGAAGTTCGATCAGATCGGGCACAAACACTTGTTTCTGCTAGATCTGAAGGATCTACCACATTGCGAAAGATGGCTCAAGTGCAAGGAGAGAATAAAGATAACACAATACAACATCCAAGCCCACCAATTGAAGAAAGTCATGTTAGAGAAGACTCAAGCGATGATTCTGGTGGCGAGGATGAACATCTCATCAGAATTGATTCGGGAAGACCAAGCTTTCCTCAATGGATCACAGAGGAAGATAAAACATCATAG
- the LOC129887917 gene encoding sodium/hydrogen exchanger 7 isoform X2: protein MEIHQIKRCAVQMLLLAGPGVLLSTFCLGAAFKIAFPYNWTWSTSLLLGGLLSATDPVAVVALLKELGASKKLSTIIEGESLMNDGTAIVVYQLLLRMVTGWTFNWGAVIKFLVEVSLGAVGIGIAFGIASVLWLGFIFNDTVIEISLTLAVSYVAYFTAQQGADVSGVLTVMTLGMFYSAVAKTAFKGESHQSLHHFWEMVSYIANTLIFILSGVVIAEGILGGDNIFKIYDNSWGYLILLYVLILVSRAVVVGVLYPFLRYFGYGLDLKEAFILVWGGLRGAVALSLSLSVKRSSDGSQYISPDTGTLFVFLTGGVVFLTLIINGSTTQFALHYLGMGKLSAAKKRILNYTKYEMLNKALEAFGDLGDDEELGPADWPTVKRYITSLNDVEGEPVHPHTSSEYDDNVDRMHLEDIRIRLLNGVQAAYWEMLNEGRIPQTIANLLMQSVEEAIDVISHKPLCDWKGLRSYVNIPNYYKFLQTSFVPRKLVTYFTVDRLESACYICAGFLRAHRIARQQLNEFIGESEIASLVIKESEEEGEDAQKFLEEVRISFPQVLRVVKTRQVTYAVLNHLIDYVHNLEKIGILEEKEMTHLHDAVQTDLKRLVRNPPLVKYPKIRDLISVNPLLGALPPTVRETLIGSTKEIMKLRGATLYEEGSKPTRVWLISNGVVKWSSKSASNMHLLHPTFSHGSTLGLYEVLVGKPYICDIITDSVALCFSVDSERILTALRSDPAIEDFFWQESALLLAKVLLPQMFEKTTMQDMRALIAERSTMSVYIRGESFELPHHYIGLLLEGFVKAHGSHEGLLSAPSPLLPSSWEQRSFHNIEASGFHAASFSHQPYRYQVETRARVIMLDFARFQTGRGLQRSSSLLSHSIDHPSRSFSREHGGLMSWPENTYKAMQHRQDVEQIGQQETNMSTRAMQLNIFGSMISNTRSRPRSFPGISAAKFSHSLSYPEVRSDRAQTLVSARSEGSTTLRKMAQVQGENKDNTIQHPSPPIEESHVREDSSDDSGGEDEHLIRIDSGRPSFPQWITEEDKTS from the exons ATGGAAATTCACCAGATAAAG AGGTGTGCAGTACAGATGCTTTTACTTGCTGGGCCTGGCGTGCTTCTTTCCACTTTTTGTCTTGGAGCTGCCTTCAAG ATTGCTTTTCCTTATAACTGGACCTGGTCAACATCGTTGTTGCTTGGTGGACTTCTAAGCGCTACTGATCCTGTGGCTGTTGTAGCCCTTCTGAAGGAGCTTGGCGCCAGCAAGAAATTGAGTACCATAATTGAAGGAGAGTCCTTGATGAATGATGG GACGGCAATTGTTGTCTATCAGCTACTTTTAAGGATGGTAACTGGTTGGACCTTTAACTGGGGAGCTGTCATCAAATTCCTAGTAGAAGTTTCCCTTGGGGC AGTTGGCATTGGTATTGCTTTTGGAATAGCTTCTGTTTTATGGCTGGGATTCATTTTTAATGACACAGTGATTGAGATCAGCCTGACTCTTGCCGTGAGCTATGTTGCTTACTTCACA GCACAACAAGGGGCTGATGTTTCTGGTGTCTTGACTGTGATGACTTTAGGGAT GTTCTACTCAGCTGTAGCTAAAACTGCTTTCAAGGGTGAGAGTCATCAAAGCTTGCATCACTTCTG GGAAATGGTTTCCTATATTGCAAATACATTAATTTTTATCTTAAG TGGAGTCGTCATAGCTGAAGGAATTCTTGGTGGTgacaatattttcaaaatctatG ATAATTCGTGGGGCTACCTCATCCTTCTTTATGTGCTTATCCTTGTCTCGCGGGCCGTTGTAGTTGGTGTGTTGTATCCATTTTTACGATACTTTGGCTATGGTTTGGACTTGAAAGAAGCTTTTATTCTTGTCTGGGGTGGCCTTCGAGGTGCCGTAGCGTTGTCTCTTTCATTGTCAGTCAAG CGTTCCAGTGATGGCTCTCAATATATCAGTCCTGATACTGGAACTCTG TTCGTTTTCTTGACTGGTGGGGTTGTATTTTTGACGCTCATCATCAATGGTTCAACCACACAGTTTGCTTTACATTATCTGGGAATGGGTAAGCTATCGGCAGCAAAG AAGCGCATATTGAACTACACAAAATATGAGATGTTGAATAAAGCTCTGGAAGCATTTGGTGATCTTGGAGATGATGAGGAACTAGGACCTGCTGACTGGCCAACTGTTAAAAGATATATTACTAGCCTAAATGATGTGGAGGGTGAACCAGTGCATCCTCATACTTCATCTGAATATGATGATAATGTGGACCGTATGCATTTAGAAGATATTCGGATCCGCCTGCTAAATG GTGTTCAAGCAGCCTACTGGGAAATGCTCAACGAGGGCAGGATCCCACAAACTATAGCAAATCTTCTAATGCAATCTGTGGAGGAAGCAATTGACGTAATATCGCATAAGCCCCTATGTGATTGGAAGGGTTTAAGATCTTATGTTAATATCCCAAATTATTACAAGTTTCTTCAAACAAGTTTTGTCCCCCGAAAGCTTGTTACATATTTCACTGTTGATAGATTAGAGTCTGCATGCTATATCTGTGCTGGATTTCTCCGGGCGCATAGAATTGCACGACAACAACTAAATGAATTTATCG GTGAGAGTGAAATTGCTTCCCTTGTTATCAAGGAAAGCGAGGAAGAAGGAGAGGATGCACAAAAGTTTCTGGAAGAAGTCCGTATCTCATTTCCTCAG GTTCTCCGAGTTGTGAAAACCAGACAAGTTACTTATGCGGTGTTGAATCACTTGATTGATTATGTCCATAATCTTGAGAAGATTGGTATATTGGAGGAAAAAGAGATGACACATCTTCACGATGCTGTTCAG ACTGATTTGAAAAGGCTTGTAAGGAATCCACCTCTGGTTAAATATCCAAAAATTCGTGATTTGATTAGTGTCAATCCTTTGTTGGGAGCCCTACCTCCTACAGTTCGTGAGACACTAATTGGTTCAACCAAGGAGATAATGAAGTTGCGTGGTGCGACCCTCTATGAAGAGGGATCAAAGCCAACTAGAGTTTGGCTAATTTCAAATGGTGTAGTGAAG TGGTCAAGTAAGAGCGCGAGTAATATGCATCTACTGCATCCAACTTTTTCACATGGGAGTACACTAGGTTTATATGAAGTGCTTGTGGGAAAGCCCTACATCTGTGACATTATAACGGACTCCGTGGCTCTCTGCTTTTCTGTTGATAGTGAGAGGATACTTACTGCTCTCAGATCTGATCCAGCTATAGAAGATTTCTTTTGGCAG GAAAGTGCACTCCTTCTTGCGAAAGTCTTGCTTCCTCAAATGTTTGAAAAGACAACAATGCAAGATATGAGAGCTCTGATTGCAGAAAGGTCAACTATGAGCGTATACATACGAGGGGAAAGTTTTGAATTGCCTCACCATTACATTGGTTTGCTGTTAGAGGGATTTGTTAAAGCTCATGGTTCACATGAAGGACTTCTTTCTGCCCCTTCACCGTTGCTGCCTTCGTCATGGGAACAACGAAGCTTCCACAACATAGAGGCATCAG GTTTCCATGCAGCTAGTTTTTCTCACCAACCTTATCGGTATCAAGTTGAGACAAGGGCAAGGGTTATTATGCTTGATTTTGCGAGGTTTCAAACAGGCAGGGGTCTTCAGAGATCGTCTTCGCTATTATCGCACTCGATTGATCATCCCTCAAGGTCTTTTAGTAGAGAGCATGGTGGTTTAATGAGCTGGCCAGAAAATACTTACAAGGCTATGCAACATAGACAGGATGTGGAACAGATTGGTCAACAGGAAACCAATATGTCTACCCGAGCAATGCAGCTAAACATCTTTGGAAGCATG ATAAGCAACACAAGAAGTCGTCCAAGAAGTTTTCCTGGAATTAGTGCAGCTAAATTCTCTCACAGTCTGTCCTATCCAGAAGTTCGATCAGATCGGGCACAAACACTTGTTTCTGCTAGATCTGAAGGATCTACCACATTGCGAAAGATGGCTCAAGTGCAAGGAGAGAATAAAGATAACACAATACAACATCCAAGCCCACCAATTGAAGAAAGTCATGTTAGAGAAGACTCAAGCGATGATTCTGGTGGCGAGGATGAACATCTCATCAGAATTGATTCGGGAAGACCAAGCTTTCCTCAATGGATCACAGAGGAAGATAAAACATCATAG